In Zingiber officinale cultivar Zhangliang chromosome 1A, Zo_v1.1, whole genome shotgun sequence, a genomic segment contains:
- the LOC122018989 gene encoding uncharacterized protein LOC122018989 yields the protein MERFVVDISSDEEEDYGRGRTDRRSFDWVDELLDRAVGRRVEESDDVVVVDEFSLPAAKKRRLNPEPLGLSKRDDEDDDECLVLEADPDKPAVAAEDKNLGGDEEDDDLLVVAEKGQVACRDYPHSRDQCATYPFASSSHREYCHLCHCYVCDSPAPCSYWGNGNFDRDHCHASDKEERWKSLRKYFKQKNTTTAHPLNSTNDSFNIPTYRNAVPLSHSNMVPLRSSSLQQCSTISNSDLTDIVNQCQPYIASSRNLQLGQQLTRSSLNPRLQHVQNEVHLPALNSQRMHSHARSRSLGSMQSGSAVIASHSLNNISHHNRAQRAVQQKSTYTTVSSQIPYCNQGQLRSEDVLVVSPVIPDQMQTTLYSESTVAQVESSTLPLITATDIMEKSWEDLLASLQSELEDPTLSDFGINNNHQSLLVPSPPLHCDNLLYGTDATIATSSAPVINRSPIRYEPSLSNDRMDQILGHDQGKDPDLKTAQTPNVSQVTSFDSLIASMENEIWS from the exons ATGGAGCGCTTCGTCGTCGATATAAGCTCCGATGAGGAGGAGGATTATGGTCGGGGGAGGACCGATCGCCGCTCTTTCGACTGGGTAGACGAGCTGCTTGATCGCGCGGTGGGGCGGCGGGTGGAGGAATCTGACGATGTTGTCGTAGTGGACGAGTTCTCGCTCCCCGCTGCAAAGAAACGACGGCTGAACCCAGAGCCTTTGGGTCTGAGTAAGCGGGACGATGAGGATGATGATGAGTGCTTGGTGCTGGAAGCGGACCCGGACAAGCCTGCTGTAGCTGCTGAAGATAAGAATTTAGGTGgagatgaagaagatgatgatcTGCTTGTCGTAGCGGAGAAGGGGCAG GTGGCTTGCCGTGATTACCCACACTCACGAGATCAGTGTGCTACATACCCTTTTGCCTCATCATCACACAGAGAGTATTGTCATTTG TGCCATTGTTATGTCTGTGATTCTCCAGCCCCTTGCAGTTATTGGGGCAATGGTAATTTTGACAGAGATCATTGCCATGCTAGTGATAAAGAAGAAAGATGGAAATCTTTGAGGAAGTACTTCAAACAGAAGAACACAACCACTGCACATCCACTGAACTCAACAAATGATTCATTTAATATCCCAACGTACAGAAATGCAGTACCACTAAGTCATTCCAATATGGTTCCTTTAAGATCAAGTTCACTCCAGCAATGCTCAACCATCTCAAACTCAGATCTAACTGACATTGTAAACCAATGTCAACCTTATATTGCATCTTCTCGTAACCTGCAACTCGGCCAACAGCTAACGAGGTCCTCACTTAATCCTAGGCTGCAACATGTGCAGAATGAGGTCCATCTTCCTGCATTAAATTCTCAACGTATGCATTCTCATGCGAGATCAAGAAGCTTAGGGTCTATGCAATCTGGATCTGCTGTCATTGCTAGCCATTCCCTGAACAATATTTCCCATCATAATCGAGCTCAAAGAGCTGTGCAACAGAAGTCTACTTATACAACAGTGTCATCTCAGATTCCTTATTGCAATCAAGGGCAATTGAGATCTGAGGATGTCTTGGTAGTATCGCCTGTTATACCAGATCAGATGCAAACAACTTTATATTCTGAGAGTACGGTAGCCCAAGTTGAAAGTTCTACATTACCTTTGATAACAGCAACAGATATTATGGAGAAGAGTTGGGAAGATCTGCTGGCTAGTTTGCAATCTGAACTCGAAGATCCTACCCTTTCTGACTTTGGCATCAACAATAACCATCAGTCTCTATTAGTTCCTTCTCCACCACTGCATTGTGATAATTTACTTTATGGAACTGATGCAACTATAGCTACTAGCTCTGCTCCTGTCATTAATCGTAGTCCCATCAGATATGAGCCGAGTTTGTCAAATGACAGAATGGATCAAATTCTAGGGCATGATCAGGGTAAAGATCCTGATTTAAAAACAGCGCAGACACCCAATGTATCTCAGGTGACTAGCTTTGATAGTT